Proteins encoded in a region of the Methanomassiliicoccales archaeon genome:
- a CDS encoding NADH-quinone oxidoreductase subunit N: MIDLSPVYSEMIVLLIAIAIPAIFFATRSEKLLGIISAVGVIVAMIPLITFYISGSEPVVFAGGLIRLDAFAVAFKLVFLAVALYVIIASVRYVRGERHLAEYYSLILLATLGMMLVASSLDLITLFVGLELASICSYALVGFRKFDKRGMEAAVKYFIIGAFSSAISLYGISLIYGIAGSTGFAEIGTSLATASGMDPAILLATGMLIAGFGFKVAIIPFHMWAPDVYEGAPTTITAMLASGSKKMGFVALFKIFLIGLIAVKADWDVIVAIIAMMTMTLGNLIAISQSNIKRMLAYSSIAQAGYILIALPVGTEYAVAGGIFHIVTHAFMKGGAFIAVAALSTVTFGESISDYKGLAKRSPFLAFSMSVLLLSLAGIPPLSGFASKFWLFSSAVDAAATPGHAWLLWLAVFGVINSAISLYYYVRVIKYMYVESGSGESIRLPGSMVIAISITLIATIIIGIYPSPVLDLCREAARAFFL; this comes from the coding sequence ATGATTGATCTTTCACCAGTCTATTCAGAGATGATCGTACTTTTAATCGCTATTGCCATACCAGCAATATTCTTTGCAACGAGGTCAGAAAAGCTTCTGGGCATCATCTCCGCCGTTGGGGTTATCGTGGCAATGATTCCACTTATTACGTTCTACATCAGTGGATCAGAACCGGTGGTTTTCGCAGGAGGTTTGATAAGACTTGATGCCTTCGCTGTGGCATTCAAACTCGTCTTTCTAGCTGTTGCGTTGTATGTAATAATCGCCTCGGTACGTTACGTGCGCGGGGAAAGACATCTTGCTGAGTATTACTCATTGATTCTTTTGGCAACACTCGGTATGATGCTCGTTGCGTCCTCTCTTGATCTTATCACACTGTTCGTTGGACTTGAACTCGCGAGCATATGCTCGTATGCGCTTGTCGGATTTAGGAAATTTGACAAGCGGGGGATGGAAGCCGCGGTCAAGTATTTCATTATCGGTGCGTTCTCTTCTGCGATTTCTCTCTACGGCATATCGCTCATTTACGGTATTGCAGGGAGCACTGGGTTTGCAGAAATCGGGACATCTCTTGCAACAGCTTCTGGAATGGATCCCGCAATTCTGCTTGCCACAGGAATGCTCATTGCAGGGTTCGGATTTAAGGTCGCTATCATTCCGTTCCATATGTGGGCTCCAGATGTATACGAAGGGGCTCCAACGACGATCACAGCAATGTTAGCGTCGGGCTCAAAGAAAATGGGTTTTGTCGCTCTATTCAAAATCTTTCTCATAGGTCTTATTGCCGTCAAGGCTGACTGGGATGTTATAGTCGCAATCATTGCGATGATGACAATGACCCTGGGCAATCTCATTGCAATATCGCAATCGAACATCAAGAGAATGCTAGCTTATTCAAGCATCGCGCAAGCGGGCTACATCTTGATTGCATTACCAGTAGGAACGGAGTATGCCGTAGCTGGTGGCATATTCCACATAGTCACACATGCTTTCATGAAGGGAGGAGCATTCATAGCCGTTGCCGCTCTTTCAACAGTAACATTTGGTGAAAGTATATCAGATTACAAGGGACTTGCAAAGAGATCACCTTTCCTTGCGTTTTCAATGAGCGTGCTTCTTTTGTCGCTCGCTGGTATTCCGCCTCTATCCGGTTTTGCGAGTAAATTCTGGTTGTTCTCCAGTGCCGTCGATGCGGCCGCAACTCCAGGCCACGCTTGGCTCCTATGGTTGGCAGTTTTCGGTGTTATCAACAGTGCCATTTCACTATATTATTATGTGCGCGTGATTAAGTACATGTACGTTGAATCTGGCTCTGGAGAGTCGATACGCCTGCCAGGTTCGATGGTGATCGCCATTTCAATTACTTTGATCGCAACAATAATAATCGGTATTTATCCTTCGCCGGTGCTGGATCTCTGTAGAGAAGCGGCGAGGGCTTTCTTTCTTTGA
- a CDS encoding NADH-quinone oxidoreductase subunit M yields MFEQVPILTALLLVPLVGSFLVFALGNTQRRASIIALVVSAIPLVLSALLLIDFQLGTSTIQFVEKHTWIESYGISYYLGIDGISAPMVFLTTLLCFLAILFSWDVEHRTKEYMGLMLILEVGVVGVFTALDYFLFYVFWEVVLIPMYFLIAIWGGPRRAYASIKFFIYTHVASLAMLITIMALYFEAKPLLGYASFSITDIATVSGDFSGVFQVAAFAALFFAFGVKMPVVPFHTWLPDAHVEAPTAGSVLLAGLLLKMGSYGIIRIALPTLPVGASTLMPLMLAIAILSILYGSLVCLAQKDLKKMVAFSSISHMGIVLLGISTGSQLGIAAAVLQMFSHGLITAVLFMMCGVVQHKVGTREIPLLGGLAQKMPIAATFMTIGFLASLGLPGMIGFVAEFSVFVATFDSYAWILFLPIASVAITAGYYLWALQRTMFGPLTDKIDLTHAHDTNWYEAIPLAILAILIVFFGMFPSVVMDFITPSASVISAALGVG; encoded by the coding sequence ATGTTCGAACAAGTCCCAATTCTGACGGCACTTCTCCTAGTTCCGCTTGTTGGCTCATTCTTGGTGTTTGCGCTCGGAAACACGCAGAGAAGAGCTTCGATCATAGCGCTTGTGGTCTCAGCAATTCCACTGGTGTTATCAGCGCTCCTATTGATTGATTTTCAGCTTGGGACGAGTACTATTCAGTTTGTCGAAAAACATACATGGATTGAAAGTTATGGAATATCTTACTACCTTGGCATCGATGGCATAAGTGCCCCTATGGTATTCCTCACGACGTTGCTGTGTTTTCTAGCGATACTTTTCTCCTGGGACGTGGAACATCGAACAAAGGAATACATGGGCCTAATGCTTATCCTAGAGGTTGGAGTGGTTGGCGTATTTACCGCTCTCGATTACTTTTTATTTTACGTATTTTGGGAGGTAGTACTCATCCCCATGTATTTCCTAATAGCGATATGGGGAGGGCCACGGCGCGCATATGCGTCAATCAAGTTTTTCATCTATACGCATGTGGCAAGTTTAGCGATGCTTATCACTATAATGGCGCTTTATTTCGAAGCAAAGCCACTTCTGGGATATGCGAGTTTCAGTATTACAGACATAGCAACCGTGAGTGGTGATTTCAGTGGCGTATTTCAAGTAGCAGCCTTTGCTGCACTTTTCTTTGCATTCGGCGTGAAGATGCCGGTAGTACCCTTCCACACATGGCTGCCAGATGCGCATGTCGAGGCGCCAACTGCTGGCAGCGTATTACTAGCCGGACTTCTACTGAAAATGGGCTCATACGGTATCATCAGGATTGCACTACCAACGCTTCCTGTTGGAGCATCAACGCTGATGCCGCTTATGCTTGCTATTGCGATTCTCTCGATATTGTATGGATCATTGGTGTGTCTTGCTCAAAAGGATTTGAAGAAAATGGTTGCATTTTCCTCGATTAGTCATATGGGAATCGTCCTGCTTGGCATATCAACGGGCTCGCAGCTCGGCATCGCAGCTGCAGTGTTGCAGATGTTTTCACACGGTCTGATCACTGCTGTTCTCTTTATGATGTGTGGCGTAGTACAGCACAAGGTCGGCACAAGAGAGATACCTTTGCTTGGCGGCCTAGCTCAAAAAATGCCCATTGCTGCTACCTTTATGACAATCGGATTCCTTGCTTCTTTAGGTCTCCCAGGGATGATTGGGTTTGTAGCCGAATTTTCGGTTTTCGTGGCCACATTTGACTCCTATGCGTGGATTCTCTTTCTGCCCATCGCGAGCGTCGCCATTACGGCTGGTTACTATCTCTGGGCTCTGCAGCGAACGATGTTTGGACCGCTTACCGATAAGATAGATCTTACCCATGCGCACGATACCAATTGGTACGAAGCAATTCCCCTTGCTATTCTTGCAATTCTCATCGTATTCTTTGGAATGTTTCCGTCTGTTGTGATGGATTTTATCACACCATCTGCATCGGTTATTTCTGCCGCTCTGGGGGTGGGATAA